AATTAACGAAGGTCAGTACGATTTGGATAGTAGAGAAACTGGCTACTGTCATGGAGCTGCAATGATGTGTCGTCGTTCTGATTTAGAAAATGTAGGGCTTATGGCCGAGCAGTTCTTTTTGTATTACGAGGAATTGGACTGGTGCGAAAAATTTAAAAAAACAGGGAAGAAAATCTGGTTTACAGGTAAAGCAAGAATCTTTCATAAAGAATCTGTAAGTGTAGGAAAGGAAAGCAACATTAAAACTTACTTTATGACGAGGAACAGAATGCTTTTTATTAGAAGGAATACAGGGATGCTAAACATCATTCTTTTCAGCATCTATTATATCACATTTGCCTGCAGCAAACAGATCTTAGTTTACTTTTTAAAGAGAAGATCCGATTTGATTAAATGGGTTTTCAAAGGAGTATGGTGGAATTTTACAAACTCAAAAAATAGTGATAAACTTGGTTTTAAAATATAAGGAATAAATGGTAGTAGCTTTTTGGATCTGTCTTTCGCTTATTGTATATACTTTTGTTGGTTACGGCTTAATATTATTTATCCTTGTAAAAATTAAGCGTTTATTTACAAAGGCAGTTGATTTTATAACCAACATCGATCTGCTGCCAACTGTAACCCTGGTTATTGCAGCCTACAATGAGGAAGACCTTATCAGCGAAAAAATAACAAATTCATTACAGCTTAATTATCCTAAGGATAGGATTAAGATTTTGTTTGTTACAGATGGTTCTAATGACAAAACTCCTGAAAAGGTGAGGGCGTGTCCTGGAATAATCTTATTACATCAGGATTTGCGGGCAGGAAAAATGGCTGCAATTAAAAGAGCTATTCCATTTGTAGCTAGTGAAATAATTGTTTTTACAGATGCCAACACATTCCTTAATGAGGATGCAATTCTGGAGTTGGTAAAGCATTATCAAAATCCAAAGGTGGGGGCTGTTGCCGGTGAAAAAAGAATCCTTGTAGGGGATAAAGCCGATGCCAGTTCGGCAGGTGAAGGGTTTTATTGGAAATATGAATCTCTACTTAAAAAATTGGATTATGAACTTTACTCAAATGTTGGAGCAGCGGGGGAACTATTTAGTATACGGACAGCGCTTTACCAACCTGTAGAGTCTGATACCATAATCGATGATCACATGATTGCTATGCGAATTGCTGAAAACGGCTATGTGATTGCTTACGAGGCTAATGCATATGCCATGGAAACTGCTTCGGCAAATACCAAAGAGGAATTAAAACGAAAAATAAGGATAGCAGCAGGGGGGATACAATCTATTTTAAGATTAAAGAGAGCTGCTAACCCGTTTTACTATCCGATTCTTACTTTTCAATACATTAGCCATAGAGTATTGAGATGGACAATCATCCCTATTTTACTTATTGTTGCGTTTGTATTGAATGCTTTGATTGTGTTAGAAGGGGCATCTGGGGTTTACGGGGTATTGTTTACGGGCCAGGTGCTGTTTTACTTGCTTAGCCTTGCCGGCTTATTTTTTGAAAGCAGAAACATACGCATTAAAGCATTTTTTATTCCGTACTACTTTTGCATAATGAATTATGCGGTTGTAGCAGGGATAATCAAATATTTTAGAAATAATCAAAGCGCTGCCTGGGAAAAATCAAAGCGGAAAGCTCTATAATTATTCCATAAACTTAAGTTGCTGGTAAACATCCTTTCGGACAAATGTGCGTTTTAGCATATAAGTAGAATGCACTAAAACATAACCTGCTTTTTTAAGCTGATCACATGCCTTCTTTATCCTTAACTTGTGGCCTAAGCCTTTCGCATGGTAAACCTCATCAAACTCTATCATTATTACCTTAATATCAAGCTTGTCTTTAACGATGGTATCTATAACTGTATATTCAGCGCCTTCGATTTCAATTTTTACTAAATCAACACTAGTATGATTAAACTGCCTCATAAAGTTAGACAGACGATCTACTGGTGCTTCAATATATTCTCCAGAGTCTTTAAAAAGATATACAGAATGGGATATGTAGTTGTCAAGATTGGGTGCATAAAATTTTAGTACCGTATCTTCGTTCCAAACCCCCTTATTTACATAGGTAATTTCATCCAATTGTTGGGAATTGATGCGGTAACGGAAAACCGGGTCATCAAAAACACCAAATGTTTCTCCTCTGGCAACTGTTTCTTTCAATTTTATGAAATAATTTATGCCTTCTGGCATAGGATCAAAAATGAAAATTTTTGAATCATACAAAACTTTTAGTTCAGTATCAAAAGTGATATCCTCACCGGCTCCTATACAATAACATATAGAATCCTTATTTAAAAAGCCATGCGGGACCTTGTATCCATGATGGTCTGAGCCGACATGAACCAGATTTTTAAGTGGTTTAACATCCGTTTGCGGATGTAATTTTATTACCTTCTTGGCAAGCTCTTTTATAGCCTTCATATATTATTTTAAGTTATTGCCCACTTTACATCCAAGCCAGGCATAACTGTACATGGTTATTGCTTTCATAATTCCTTCTCTACGTTTAAATGACCAAACGTCTTTTAAAAAATCCTTATGGTTTTTGCTATTCATTTGATCAAAAGCTACTGATATAGTAGAGGTTAGCGAGTAGGCAGAGTGCCAGGTCCCAAAAGGAATAAAAAGTGTTTCTCCAGGCCCAACGGTAAAGTGAATAGGTGTTGCATCTTTATATTTTGGAAATTTGCTGTAATCCGGTTCAAAGATATTTACGTCCGAGCGCCACGGATCATTTGGATTAGGGTAAAGCAATTCTTCCTGTCCCCGCGGAAATACAGTAAAACGCTTCTCACCATGCAATTGGGTTATCCAGGCATTAAGATGATAATAATCTAAGTGTAAATAAGGGAATTTCCCACCGGGACCACCTATGAAAAGTTCGGTCGCACTACCCCAGTATCCCTTTTTGAACCATTTGGACTCCAACCAATTTGGACTTGCATAATTGAGATTAAGCGGGTTGATGAGTGGCAGTAGTTCTGGTAATTGTTCAGGTATATTAAATATTAATGGATAAGGAGCCGGATTGCTTTCACTGCTGGTTTCCACCAAATCCATGATTTGATTCATCGTATATGTTTCACCATTTTTTTTAGTAGTTCGTTCGCCATAGTTCTCTCTGAACCAATCAGGACTAAATAGTCCATTCGCCTTCCAAACCTTTGATGCGTTTTTAAAAACAACTGGAATTCCAGGTTCATAAAAATTACTCATAAATTCGTGATGAGAGATGTCATCAACCCTTTGAATATCCATGAATCAAACTGTTAAATTTAGAATTTAAGTACCTATTAAAATATAAATGAATATACATGAAATAATGGAGATTAGAAAGCCCAATATTTATTTTCGAAGCATAAAATATTAATTGCGAGACTAATTATATGCTCTCTATTTAGCTGATTACTTATCAGTTTATAGTTGGAACCGGCTCTGAATACAGTGCTCTCAGAACAATCAATGGCATGAAGATTATCAATAATTCCTTCGCCACTTGCCTTAAGTACAGCCTCTTTTCTAGTCCAGAAGGTGTAGAAATCAATTTTATTATGAATGTGTCTTAACTCCAGGGGAGTAAAGCATTCCTTTAATAGCGGGCTATAATTAAAATCACTTTTTACAAATTCTATATCAATACCTATAGGTAGTGGACTTATTGCTATAATTGTATAATTGCCACTATGACTAATGTTAAAATGTTGTGAAGCAATGTAGGGTTTCTTATTTTGCGTGTATGAAAAAATAATATCGGAAGGTTTCACAACCAGCGTTTTTGAAAGAATCATTCTCAGAAAAAATTTTCCAATAATATACCTTTTAGCATCCTCTACTTGTCTAAAACGACTAGCTTTTTCAATTTCATCCATCCGTAGAATAGCCGGATAAAGATCTACTATTTTGTCATAATCATCAATTGATATTTTAAAAAGATGTGTGTGTGTGTTGTCTATAAGGCTTTCATTATCATAGCTTTGCCAAATAATCGGGTGATCTGTAAAACTTTTCAATCTAATATTGAGCTTATTATAAAACTACTGCGGTGTAATCTTGTTTAATTCTTCTTGCAGTTTTGCCGCAAAAATATGAACATACTTGGGATCGAAAAATTGTAAATGTTCTAATGGAATATCAACGTATGTCAATTTTCCCCCAATGTAAGGAGCCAGGCCGTTACTTTGCATATTAGAGATGTAATTCATCTTTTTATCATTTGCTTTAAAAAGAGTCACATCAATATTATATTTCTTTAACCTATACTTTTTAAAAGCTTTTTGATGAGCTTTTTGAAGTCTATCTAAAATATATAAGGGATTTGATAAGTCTTCCTTGATAGGTCTGATTTTTTTGTAGTAATTATATAATGTTCCAAGGGTGAAATTTATTTTGTGTTCAATAAAAGCCTTTGGATACCTGGAAAAATATAAAAATGCGCAGCCCACAGATTTGATAGCATGATCTAAAACTTCAAGAATTTTACCATCTTTTATAAGGCTTATATAACTGTCACCATCATAATAGGTATCAAGTAGAGCTAAAAAAGATACTTTTTTTCCCATTTTGTTAAATTGTTCAGCCATCTCAAGGGCAATTGTTCCGCCAGAAGAATAGCCCATTAATAAATATGGCCCTTCAGGGTCATTTTTAATAATTTCGCTAACATAATTGCCAGCAATATTTTCTACAGCATTATGTGGTAGATCTTCAGGATTCAATCCTTTGGGCTGTATACCCAAAATTGGTTGCTCTTTATCAATTTCATTTAAAAGGCTTTTGAATATGATAATGTTCATTCCCTGTCCATGAATAATATAAAGGGGAGGTTTATTCCCCGTACCCTTTATAGGAATCAGTGAATCCCAACTTAATCCTTGCTTCGGTTTACTTAAATTTAAAGCCAGCTTTTCTACCGTCGAATTATCAAAAAGGATAGCAAGAGGGAGGCGTATACCGGTTTGTTTTTCTATTTCAACCATTACCTTAATGGCGATCATCGAATGTCCACCAAGTTCAAAGAAATCATCAGTAATGCTCACTTGTTTTAAACCCAGGCTTTCTGCCCATATTTTAGCAATTAATTCTTGATCTTTATTTTGAGCAGGTATAAATGTATTCTCTTCAATAACGTTAAGTATATCACGTTTTGGCAGCGCATTTCTATCAACTTTTCCATTTGAAGTTAATGGAATTTCCGGTAACCTGATTAAAATACGAGGAATCATATAGTCAGGAAGCCGATCCCTCATAAAAGCAATGATACTTTCCTTATCAATGTCTGTGTCCGTGACAAGGTAAGCAATAAGTTGCTTTTCATTATTTACAACATCTTCGGTTAAAACAGCTGATTGCTTGACATTTTGATGCTTTTGTAAAACATTCTGTATCTCTCCGATTTCAATTCTATTTCCTCTTATCTTTATCTGATCGTCAATGCGACCGAGGTATTGAATATTTCCATCAGGCAACCACTTTACTAAATCGCCCGTTTTGTACATGCGATGATCGCCATTTTGTGGGGTTGGATTCGAAATGAAGAATTTTTGAGTTAGCTCTTGATTATCTAAGTACCCCCTTGCAACCCCAGCACCACCAATATGGAGTTCTCCGGGAACACCAATTGGACAATATTTCAGGTCTTTATTTAGTACATATATAGAGGTATTGGAAAAAGGTCTACCGATTGGAACACTAGTTAGGTATAATTTGTCTTTATTAACAACATGAAGTAATTTTCCTATTGTAGTCTCAGTAGGACCATAGTGGTTTACCACAGTGCAGTCAACACCAGATTCGTTAATCTTCTTAATAAACTCTCCGGGTAAAGACTCTCCTCCAAACATTAAAAGCTTTTCCGGAAATAGTTCCCGATCATCCTGCGTTAAAAATTTCCAGTGCGAAGGAACTATTTTAAGAAAATCAATTTTGGTCTTCTTAAAATAATCATGGATATAAGAGACGTGATTAAACCTGTCTTTAGCAAAAATATGAAGCTCAGCCCCAAGAGTTAATGCACTAAATAGGGTTGTATTTCCTAAATCAGTAGATATTGCAGATCCCAGAGCAAAAGTTTTACACTCATTTAAAATAGGTAATTTCGCCTTTAAACCAAAAAGGTAATCCATAATAGAAGAATGTTCAATCATTACACCCTTTGGAAATCCTGTGGAACCTGAAGTATAAATGATATAAATAAGATCATTCGGAGTTATCAGGACAGGGGGAGTAGTGGTTTCAGCTCGCCAGATTTTACCTTTATCCTCATCAATAACCAAAATATCAATGGCGTTTACTTCCTGTAATTTTTTATAATTGAGTTTATCACTGATGATGATGTTACTTTTTGATTCTTCATATAGATGATTAATGCGAAATAAGGGGTATTCCGGATCTATAGGTACATATGCCGCGCCAGCTTTTAAAACCCCAAAAATGGCAACTATCATCTCTAAAGAGGGGTTTAGGCATATGGGGATAAGAGAACCTTTCTTAATGCCTAGACTTATTAAATAATTAGCCAATTGGTTCGACTTCGCATTTAATTTATCGTAGGATAAAGATTTTCCTTCAAATGTAACAGCCTTATGCTGTGGATACTTGTTTACTTGTGCTAAAAATAAATCGACGATTGTTTGATCTCTTGGAAAATCACAATGTACCGGACTGACCTCAGGGAAAGGATTGTCTTTAACAAGAGAAGCAGAAATCAGGACTTCAGGGTTTGATGTTAGCGTTTTTAGTAATGCACTAAAATCTTCCATCATTCTATTAATAGTTTCAGAGGCAAAAAGCTGAGTATTATATGCCCATTCAAAAATCATAGCACCTTTTGAGCCGTTAACATTTAACGAAATTTCAAAAGTTTGACAAACTCTAGGGTTAGAAATGATCTTATGTGTTAAACCCTTAAAGTCAACATTATCATCCATTCCTCTGTCAACATTAAAAACTACAGGTACCAATGGAATATTAGCCTTATTTCTTTTAATGTTCAACTTTTTAAGTAACTCACTGAAAGTTAGTTTTTGATGATCATAAGCATCGTATATTTCGTTTTTTCGTTTTTTTAAATAGTCAATAAATGCAACGTTTGGTGTTACCTTACTTCTTAAAGGTAATAGATTTACGCAATGACCTACCAGATCTAAATTTTCAGTTGCTAACTGTCCGGCAGACGGTAATCCCAAAACAATATCTTCCTGATTGGTTTGATGATATAAAAAAACTTCAAATGCAGTAATTAAAGTAGACACAACACTACAGTTGGCTTTAGCCGATAGTTTTTTTATAGCCTCAAAAAGTTCGTTGTCAAGCCTATAGTCGTTTCTTTTCCCTTCATAAGTTCTTGTTGGTGGCCGGTTATAATCCAATGGCATATTAAGTACAGGCACATCGTCCTTATACAGATCCAACCAAAATTTTTGTGTGGCCTCATAGTCTTCTGTAGTGCTAAAAGCAGCCTGTTCCAGTGCGTATTTACTGATCTGTGCGGGAAAATTAGGTGTCGGGATCTCATTCTTTAAATAAACATTATAGAAAGTACTTAAATCTTCCATTATGATCCCGATCGACCAGCCATCACCAATGATATGATGTATTATAATGGTTAAATAGTACTTGTCATTGCTTACTTTGTGAAGGAAAATTTTAAAAAGAACCTCATTGTAAAGGTTAAAGGGGATACTAATTTCGTGATTAACAAAATCACTTAAATGATCATTAATTTTAGAAGAATCTATAGATGAGATATCTTTAAAGATGATATCAGAGTTAACTTCTTTATATATGATTAGGCTTTCACCATTATGAGATACATTAGCCCGTAAAGCTTCATGACGCAGAACAGTATATTTTACTGCTTTTTGGAATGCATTTATATCAAATTCACCTTTTAATTCAAGTGAAATAGACTCGTTATAAGCTAAGCTGGCAGGTGTTCCACCAATAATACAAGATAACCATATTTCTTTTTGGGATTCGTTAAGGGCAATAACTTTTTCAATCTCTTTCCCTTCCTCGAATGGATTAAAGTCAACTTCAATAAAATTATTACTTTTTAAAGCATCTATCATGATCACTAATTAAGTTCAATTTGAAGGTATTTTCCCTGGTGATTTGGATCTTCTACAAACCATGCAGGGTTTCCAGATTTGTCTTTTCCAAGTTTAGCACCTTTAACCGGTGGATTATCCCCATCTATCACTACAGAACCGGATTTAGGAGAAACAATTGTTTGATCCAGGGATGGGAAAAAACCAGCATTAATCATTTCCTCCATACTATCAATAAAGCAACTAATGATTTTATCTATTTCCTGGTAAGTAATCGCTTCCGTTAAAAAACATGGGAAACCATCTAAAATATGAATCCCTTTTTCTCTCATTAGTACAAACATTAATTCACTATAAGGCAATTCTTCATGGTATTTGATTTTCCAAAGAGAACCATAATTGGCTACATAAATTGGAAGTTGTCTTTTCTCAAATTCCGAATTTAACGCTTTAGTTAAATAGACACCTTTTTCACTTAAACCTTGTTGTAAAGCAGGCCCTTTCTCCTTCATATAAGTCAGGGAAGCTTTTGCAGATGCCAGGGCCAGAGGATGACGAACAAATGTCCCTGCGAAATAAGTTACGCCTATTTCAGGATATGAATGATCTCCATAGTTCCAATTTCCACCATCTAAGGCATCCATGAGATAGCTTTTACCTCCAATCACACCAATGGGTACTCCGCCACCAATTACCTTACCATATGATGCCAAATCTGCTTTAATACCGAATAATGCTTGTGCTCCACCCGGATGCATCCTAAAACCGGTAATCACCTCATCAAAAATTAAAGCAGTACCGGCGTCGGTCGTTATTTCTCTTACTTTCTTTAAAAAATCTATGGGAACAAATTCAGGCCTCCTACTTTGGATAGGCTCAACCAGAACAGCTGCAATTTCTCCGGCTCTTTCTTTAATGATGGCAAGCGTTTCATCTGTACCATAATCCAAAACGAGAATATTATGAACAGCTTCAGGCATAATACCTGCTGCTGCCGGGAATGATTTTAGTTTTTTTGTCCCCCTTACTAAAACTTCATCTATAATGCCATGATAAGATCCTGAAAATGCCACAATTAAAGGACGTCCAGTAACAGTACGTGCAATACGAATACATCCCAAGACAGCTTCAGAACCAGTACTGCAAAGCGCAGCTCTGTCAAACCCCGTAAATTCGCAAATCAATTTACTTACATCTGCAGCCAGTTCGTGTTGCGGGCCAACTTCATAGCCTTTTTCAATCTGCTCATGCATTGCATGCTTAATTACTTCAGGTTGATAACCAAGCATATTAGAACCAAAACCATTTAATGCATCAATATACTCATTGCCATCAATGTCCCACAGCTTGCTACCACTCGATTTGTTGATTACAATAGGGTAAACAAGCTCTTTTGTGGTCGGCCTAAAGCCAGATACAACCCTGGGATCAGCCATAAAAGAACGGCTGTTACTAGCGTAGGTTTTACTCTTAAGTGTTTTTTTATTGTATCTATCGGTTAGCTCTTTAATAAAGTTTAACTGTTTTTCATCTAAGTCCGTAGATAGACGTTCTATTTTCGGAGTTGCGCCAAATGGCTTCTGTATTTCGGCCTTTTCTTCTTGTGATAATTCAGAATTAGTAGTTGTATCAGCTGATTCTATTTTTTTTCCATTTACAGCAATGGGCTGAGGGGTGGCATTTTGATGCACTGAAACGGTACTTCCCTGCATCAACATCACCTGTTTTGATAATATTTCTAACTGCTGTGCAATCAAACTTAAAGCACTATCACCGGCACTAACGGAATTTCCATTTTGTTGTACATCATTTACAGCTTGAGAAACATAAGCAGGTTGTTGTATATGGTTTATAGGAGGAGCAAGGCTTTCGCTATTATTAACAGAATCTTGGGGCGTGTTTTTATCTAAATAATCTACCAGAGTTTCAATTGATGGATATTCCTCATTTAGTTTTCTAAAAGTTATTGGCAGGTTAAATTCTCTTTTCAACGAAATTGCAACTTGGGTAAGCAATAAAGAATCTAATCCTATTTCAAGGAAATTTCTATTTGATTCAATACCATTCATTTCAATACCTGAGGCATCTTCAAGTACTTGTTTAACTTTATGTGTCAGGTTAGTTTTTCTCATTAGAGCTGTATTAATTGGTATGATATGCTTTATTTGTTCTATTGGTATTTGATTTTCCGAAAAATCTGATTTTAAAACTATCGGGTTTACCCAATAACGATTTCTTTCAAATTGATAGGAAGGTAGATTAATAATACTTCGTTTTTGATTTGCATAAAAATCATTCCAATTAGGTTCAATTCCATTGATCCATAACTGCCCTAAAGCACTCAAAAGAGAATAATGATCAGCATCTTTATGATTAAAACTAGGTATTGTTTTAGTAGATAAAGCATTAAAAGCGGCAATTTGCCTAATTAAGGTTGATGTAACCGTTCCTGGACCGACTTCCAAAAATAAAGGTAAATCTTTATTTAGCATGGTTTCGACCGCTTTGGAAAACTGAACTGTTTTCCTTAACTGTGATGTCCAGTAATCTGGATTAGTAGCTTCTTCATCGGTCAGCAAATTCCCTGTAACTGTAGAAACAATAGGGATTTTAGGAATAGACAGTGTCACTTGATCAACAATAGATCTATATTCGTCTAGTATAGGATCCATCATTGATGAATGAAATGCATGGCTGGTAAATAAAAGCTTACTGGCAATTTCATTTTCATTTAATAGTGTGCTCAATGCTGAGATTTGATCCGTTGGTCCCGCTACTACACAGGCTTTAGGACTATTTATTGCTGCTATGGATAAATCGCCAGATAAAAATTTGGTGACACTATCACTTTCTTTCCCAATAGAAAGCATACTTCCGGCAGGTAGTTCGCTAATCAATTTACCTCTGGTAGTTACCATTTTTAAACCATCTTCCAGAGAGAAAATTCCTGATAGATGCCCTGCTACATATTCGCCAATACTATGTCCACAAAGTAATGCTGGGTGAATTCCCCAACTGATCCAAAGCTTTGCTAATGCATATTCAGTAACAAATAATGCCGGTTGCGTATATCTTGTATCTTTTAATTTTGCGTTCGCTGCATCAGATATTACTTCCGGATAAATAATTGACCTTATATCTTCATGAATGTACGTTCTAAGTATTCCTGCACAAGTATCTATTGCAGCCCTATAAACCGGCTCTCCTAAATAAAGGTCTAAGCCCATATTTAAATACTGAGCACCCTGACCAGGAAATGTAAACACGATTTCTTCAGGTAATTCCTGTAGTGTATTTATATTTAATACATTAACTTTTTCTATAGCTAGTAATTTCTTTAGCTCATCAATTGAATTTGCTACTAAAAATCTACGGTATTTAAAATTGTCTCTTGTTTTTCGAAGCGTATAACCTAGATCACTCAGGTTAGTATCAGGGTTGGTAGTTAAATAATCAAGAAGAGCAGCAGCGTAAGTATCTCTACTGGTTTCCGAATTTGCCGACCAGGTAATTAATTCTACAGCATTATTTTCAGATACTTCTTCCGGTACATTTTCATAACTCTCTACTACAAGGTGGACATTTGTTCCTCCAACACCAAAAGAACTGATCCCTGCTATTCTTTTATGGCTCGTATTCCAATCAGTAAGCTTGTCGTTTACATAAAATGGACTATTGTTAAAATCTATATTGTGGTTGGGTATTTTGTATCCTAAAGACGCCGGTATTTTTTTATGATGTAAAGCTAAGCTGGTTTTTATTAAACCTGCAACCCCCGCGGCATGTGTTAAATGGCCAAAATTGCTTTTCACAGAGCCTATTGCACAAAATTGCTTTCTATTTTGATATCCGAATGCATCAACAAGACCTTCAAGCTCTATCGGATCTCCAATCGGGGTCCCCGTTCCGTGTGCCTCAATATAACTGATTTCAGCAGCTTCAACTCCTGCATCCGAAATAGCTGAAGCAATAGCGTCAGCCTGTCCCTCAGCACTTGGAGCAGTAAAACTTCCTTTTCCAAAACCATCATTATTTATTCCAACCCCTTTTATAACAGCATAAATTTTATCATGATCATTTATTGCCGAATCCAGATTTTTTAAAAGCACAACACCTGCACCATCACTAAATACAGTGCCCGTAGCGCCATCATCAAAAGGAGTACAGTGCCCATTAGCACTAAGCATACTTCCTTCCTGGTAAATATGGCCACTATTTACAGGAGATGTAATGCTTGATCCGCCAGCAATGGCTATTTCACATTGATTAGCTCTCAAACTATTTACAGCTTGCGCTATAGCCAGCAAGGAAGTGGAGCAGGCAGAATTAACACTTACGGCAGGCCCTTTAAGATTTAGATGATAAGCAGTGCGTGATGCGATATAATCCTTTTCATTTACGCTGGAAACCTGTATTTTGCCTTGGTTTTCAATTAAATCGGGATGAGAAAGCACATTGTTCTCATAATAGGTATTGTTACCACTGCCTGCAAATACACCAATTTTCCCATTATATTTTGAAGGTAGATACCCCGTTTTTTCTAGAATTTCCCAGGAAATCTCAAGAAAAATTCTCTGCTGCGGGTCCATTAATTCCGCTAGTTTTGAATTTATCCCAAAAAAAGCAGGATCAAATTTATCTACATCTTTGATAATTCCCCGGGCCTTAACATACGAAGGGTCATTTTTAATGTGATCGGGGATACCTGGATCTATATCTGACTGTGTAAAAAATGTAGTAGTTTCTTTTCCTTCAAGCAATAGATTCCAAAAGTCTTCAATGGTATTTGCTCCAGGGAACTTTCCTGCCATTCCGATAATAGCCACATCCCTTGAATGGTCATAGCTAGGTTTCTCTGCGCTTATCTTTTCTCTAGCAGGGTTCTTGTCCAAATATGTGGCCATT
This is a stretch of genomic DNA from Candidatus Pedobacter colombiensis. It encodes these proteins:
- a CDS encoding amino acid adenylation domain-containing protein is translated as MLNKNTIVDLFSEQVKKVPDHIAIVFEDAQLTYGELNQKSNQLAHFLIQKNVLPNDRVAISTDRSIDTIIALLAILKTGSSYVPIEISYPKDRIHFIVENSETKYLIVSKKSADIYSDFQDKMLVVEDALDQAKKISDEDLILKTEKDRLTYILHTSGTTGTPKGVCMGQNALVNLIQWQKEKSVADEETKTLQFSPLSFDVSFQEIFATLTTGGSLILISEDLRLDPLRLLNLIAEQNINRIFLPFVALQSITESAVASEVYPIALKEVMTAGEQLKITPQIVKFFSKLPNAVLYNQYGPTEAHVVTEFKLSGNPEKWPALPCIGKAIYNTKIFILDENLNEVVDGEVGELCISGLCLADGYLNLPEMTTEKFTFSPKSGIRIYRTGDHARFLPDGNIECLGRADHQVKIRGHRVELGEIEVVITQQPDIAQVAVILREDFPGRKVLVAYLIGKEQNYTGNKLRTVISKSLPDYMVPTSFVWLPEFPKTTSGKVDRKALPKPDTKRPETNIIYKKPSTEKEKKITEILIAIFGYDKIGVNDSFFEIGGNSLLAQKTVAELKQQFGYNLPVTKLYQYPTIAEMATYLDKNPAREKISAEKPSYDHSRDVAIIGMAGKFPGANTIEDFWNLLLEGKETTTFFTQSDIDPGIPDHIKNDPSYVKARGIIKDVDKFDPAFFGINSKLAELMDPQQRIFLEISWEILEKTGYLPSKYNGKIGVFAGSGNNTYYENNVLSHPDLIENQGKIQVSSVNEKDYIASRTAYHLNLKGPAVSVNSACSTSLLAIAQAVNSLRANQCEIAIAGGSSITSPVNSGHIYQEGSMLSANGHCTPFDDGATGTVFSDGAGVVLLKNLDSAINDHDKIYAVIKGVGINNDGFGKGSFTAPSAEGQADAIASAISDAGVEAAEISYIEAHGTGTPIGDPIELEGLVDAFGYQNRKQFCAIGSVKSNFGHLTHAAGVAGLIKTSLALHHKKIPASLGYKIPNHNIDFNNSPFYVNDKLTDWNTSHKRIAGISSFGVGGTNVHLVVESYENVPEEVSENNAVELITWSANSETSRDTYAAALLDYLTTNPDTNLSDLGYTLRKTRDNFKYRRFLVANSIDELKKLLAIEKVNVLNINTLQELPEEIVFTFPGQGAQYLNMGLDLYLGEPVYRAAIDTCAGILRTYIHEDIRSIIYPEVISDAANAKLKDTRYTQPALFVTEYALAKLWISWGIHPALLCGHSIGEYVAGHLSGIFSLEDGLKMVTTRGKLISELPAGSMLSIGKESDSVTKFLSGDLSIAAINSPKACVVAGPTDQISALSTLLNENEIASKLLFTSHAFHSSMMDPILDEYRSIVDQVTLSIPKIPIVSTVTGNLLTDEEATNPDYWTSQLRKTVQFSKAVETMLNKDLPLFLEVGPGTVTSTLIRQIAAFNALSTKTIPSFNHKDADHYSLLSALGQLWINGIEPNWNDFYANQKRSIINLPSYQFERNRYWVNPIVLKSDFSENQIPIEQIKHIIPINTALMRKTNLTHKVKQVLEDASGIEMNGIESNRNFLEIGLDSLLLTQVAISLKREFNLPITFRKLNEEYPSIETLVDYLDKNTPQDSVNNSESLAPPINHIQQPAYVSQAVNDVQQNGNSVSAGDSALSLIAQQLEILSKQVMLMQGSTVSVHQNATPQPIAVNGKKIESADTTTNSELSQEEKAEIQKPFGATPKIERLSTDLDEKQLNFIKELTDRYNKKTLKSKTYASNSRSFMADPRVVSGFRPTTKELVYPIVINKSSGSKLWDIDGNEYIDALNGFGSNMLGYQPEVIKHAMHEQIEKGYEVGPQHELAADVSKLICEFTGFDRAALCSTGSEAVLGCIRIARTVTGRPLIVAFSGSYHGIIDEVLVRGTKKLKSFPAAAGIMPEAVHNILVLDYGTDETLAIIKERAGEIAAVLVEPIQSRRPEFVPIDFLKKVREITTDAGTALIFDEVITGFRMHPGGAQALFGIKADLASYGKVIGGGVPIGVIGGKSYLMDALDGGNWNYGDHSYPEIGVTYFAGTFVRHPLALASAKASLTYMKEKGPALQQGLSEKGVYLTKALNSEFEKRQLPIYVANYGSLWKIKYHEELPYSELMFVLMREKGIHILDGFPCFLTEAITYQEIDKIISCFIDSMEEMINAGFFPSLDQTIVSPKSGSVVIDGDNPPVKGAKLGKDKSGNPAWFVEDPNHQGKYLQIELN